A single region of the Desulfuromonadales bacterium genome encodes:
- a CDS encoding nicotinate phosphoribosyltransferase — MDKFRYPALLTDLYELTMLAGYFDEGMSEQPAVFDLFYRHNPFQGSYAVFAGLEPALHYLRDLRFADADLAYLQSLGIFKPAFLDFLKDFRFRGKITAPPEGTVVFANEPLLTVEGNLAEAQFVETALLNIVNFQTLVATKAARLTQAAGAGVVVEFGLRRAQGPDGGLSGARAAYVGGVRSTSNVWAGQLFGIPVKGTHAHSWVMAFADELTAFRAYAECFPDSCILLVDTYDTLTSGLPNAITVARELRAKGHEIVGVRLDSGDLAYLSKEARRMFDEAGFPDAKIVASNELDEYVIHSIRDEGGRIDIYGVGTRLATCAGEGGGALGGVYKLVRLGDLPKLKVTSDIAKATLPDRKRVLRAVRPDGRFEMDILCLSGEELRPGDTVYDPTNPARHKPIPQGVVLEDLRQVVMANGEILAPLPSLDRLADRSADQLRRLPDGSLRLTNPHLYKVAMSGGLHELRTRLMEGYETGE; from the coding sequence AGCAGCCGGCCGTCTTCGACCTCTTCTACCGCCACAATCCCTTTCAGGGGAGCTACGCCGTCTTTGCCGGGCTGGAGCCGGCGCTGCACTACCTGCGGGATCTGCGCTTCGCCGACGCGGACCTCGCCTACCTGCAGAGCCTCGGCATCTTCAAGCCGGCCTTTCTCGACTTTCTCAAGGATTTCCGCTTCCGCGGCAAGATCACGGCGCCGCCGGAGGGGACGGTGGTCTTCGCCAACGAGCCGCTGCTGACCGTCGAGGGGAACCTGGCCGAGGCCCAGTTCGTCGAGACGGCGCTGCTCAACATTGTCAACTTCCAGACCCTCGTCGCCACCAAGGCGGCACGTCTGACGCAGGCAGCAGGAGCCGGGGTGGTCGTCGAGTTTGGCCTGCGCCGGGCGCAGGGGCCGGACGGCGGGCTTTCCGGGGCGCGGGCGGCCTATGTCGGCGGGGTGCGCAGCACCAGCAACGTCTGGGCCGGGCAGCTCTTCGGCATCCCGGTCAAGGGGACCCACGCCCACAGCTGGGTCATGGCCTTTGCCGACGAGCTTACCGCCTTTCGCGCCTACGCCGAGTGTTTTCCCGACAGCTGCATCCTGCTGGTCGACACCTATGACACCCTGACCAGCGGCCTGCCCAACGCCATCACCGTCGCCCGGGAACTGCGGGCGAAGGGGCACGAGATCGTCGGCGTCCGTCTCGACTCGGGGGACCTCGCCTACCTGAGCAAGGAGGCGCGACGGATGTTCGACGAGGCGGGCTTTCCCGACGCGAAGATCGTCGCCTCCAACGAGCTCGACGAGTACGTCATCCACTCCATCCGCGACGAGGGAGGGAGAATCGACATCTACGGCGTCGGCACCCGGCTCGCCACCTGTGCCGGCGAGGGGGGCGGTGCTCTGGGCGGGGTCTACAAGCTGGTTCGCCTCGGTGACTTGCCGAAGCTGAAGGTCACTTCGGACATCGCCAAGGCGACCCTCCCCGACCGCAAGCGGGTGCTGCGGGCGGTGCGGCCCGACGGCCGCTTCGAGATGGATATCCTCTGCCTGTCGGGTGAGGAACTCCGTCCCGGCGACACCGTCTACGACCCGACCAACCCGGCGCGGCACAAGCCCATACCCCAGGGCGTCGTCCTTGAAGACCTCCGCCAGGTGGTCATGGCGAACGGGGAGATCCTCGCCCCGCTGCCGTCCCTGGACAGACTCGCCGACCGCAGCGCCGACCAGCTTCGACGCCTCCCGGACGGGTCGCTGCGCCTGACCAATCCGCACCTCTACAAAGTCGCCATGAGCGGCGGCCTGCACGAACTGCGCACCCGGTTGATGGAGGGTTACGAGACCGGGGAATGA
- a CDS encoding RluA family pseudouridine synthase: MSGAGEKRRAILLADPSAAGERLDLFIARGLAGVSRKAVKKALDGGQVFLDGRTERRAGHLLRGSETVTVTLDMAGPVPPVPELPILFRDEQLLAVDKPAGLPSHPTVAGRINALSMVTDLLRGDGKIFPPILLHRLDADTTGVLLFALTNAANRELSRQFAEREVEKIYLALVAGIPPDSISVNNFLKPGVRGRTVAVASGGQPAETVFRTLKMNNPPLAKGGGRGGGPGRGPAEDRTHPPDPRPPRRGRVSPARRHPLRRSPPRHGGRRTYSHPPSSAARLPALLSSSRNRPGNDHRSAAAGRLQCCSEFRILSL; the protein is encoded by the coding sequence GTGAGCGGTGCGGGGGAGAAACGGCGCGCGATCCTTCTGGCGGACCCCTCGGCGGCCGGCGAGCGGCTCGATCTCTTCATTGCCCGCGGCCTCGCCGGGGTGTCGCGCAAGGCGGTCAAAAAGGCCCTCGACGGCGGCCAGGTCTTCCTCGATGGCCGGACCGAGCGCCGGGCCGGGCATCTGCTGCGAGGGAGCGAAACGGTCACCGTCACCCTCGACATGGCCGGACCGGTCCCGCCAGTGCCTGAACTTCCCATCCTTTTTCGTGACGAGCAACTGCTGGCGGTCGACAAGCCGGCCGGGCTTCCCTCGCATCCGACGGTGGCGGGGCGGATCAATGCACTCTCCATGGTGACGGATCTGCTGCGCGGTGACGGCAAAATATTCCCTCCGATTCTCCTCCACCGGCTCGACGCCGACACCACCGGCGTGCTTCTATTCGCTCTGACGAATGCGGCCAACCGGGAGCTTTCCCGGCAGTTTGCCGAACGCGAGGTGGAAAAGATCTACCTCGCCCTGGTGGCGGGAATCCCTCCCGACTCCATAAGCGTCAATAACTTCCTCAAGCCCGGGGTGCGCGGCCGCACCGTCGCCGTCGCCAGCGGCGGCCAGCCGGCGGAAACGGTTTTCCGAACCCTGAAAATGAACAACCCCCCTTTGGCAAAGGGGGGGGGCAGGGGGGGTGGCCCTGGTCGAGGCCCGGCCGAAGACCGGACGCACCCACCAGATCCGCGCCCACCTCGCCGGGGAAGGGTTTCCCCTGCTCGGCGACACCCTCTACGGCGGTCCCCGCCTCGTCACGGTGGGCGGCGAACGTATTCACATCCACCGTCATCTGCTGCACGCCTTCCGGCTCTCCTTTCGTCATCCCGCAACCGGCCGGGAAATGACCATCGAAGCGCCGCTGCCGGCAGACTTCAATGCTGTTCTGAATTTCGCATTCTAAGCCTCTGA
- the mtaB gene encoding tRNA (N(6)-L-threonylcarbamoyladenosine(37)-C(2))-methylthiotransferase MtaB, whose protein sequence is MNRTVAFATLGCKTNQFESAAMEERLQGAGYRVVPFEAGADLVIVNTCTVTAATDAQSRNLIRRARRLNEGCRVVVTGCYAQVDPQALLAIPGVSLVLGNEEKRDLLSLLENEESAPTARVSDIRRRAEAAVLPLSSFAERSRAFVQIQNGCDAFCSYCIIPYARGRSRSVRPEEVVVQVRELVAAGYPEIVLTGIHIGGYGADLAPPLTLVELVRRLTAETGVQRLRLGSIEPTELSDTLIETVASSPELCPHFHIPLQAGDDGVLKRMNRHYSTDYFAGLVRRIRQRLPEAAIGLDVITGFPGESEEEFANTCRLIEALPVTHLHVFPFSRRPGTPAATMSGQLPGDVVKTRAAVLRSLGEAKLRVFASGFVGRTLEVVVEAGRSKGLCRGVSRNYLSVRFPAEEDLTGRVVAVRISGADAAGLKGVVA, encoded by the coding sequence CAAGACCAACCAGTTCGAATCGGCGGCCATGGAGGAGCGTTTGCAGGGAGCCGGCTACCGGGTCGTCCCCTTCGAGGCGGGAGCCGACCTGGTGATCGTCAACACCTGCACGGTGACCGCCGCCACCGACGCCCAGTCGCGCAACCTCATCCGCCGGGCGCGCCGCCTCAACGAGGGGTGCCGGGTGGTGGTGACCGGCTGCTACGCCCAGGTCGACCCGCAGGCCCTGCTCGCCATCCCCGGCGTCTCTCTGGTGCTCGGCAACGAGGAGAAGCGCGACCTGCTCAGCCTTCTCGAAAATGAAGAATCGGCGCCGACGGCCAGGGTCTCCGACATCCGCCGCCGCGCAGAGGCCGCCGTCCTGCCGCTCTCCTCCTTCGCCGAGCGCAGCCGCGCCTTCGTCCAGATCCAGAACGGCTGCGACGCCTTCTGCAGCTACTGCATCATCCCCTACGCCCGCGGCCGCAGCCGCTCGGTGCGCCCCGAGGAGGTCGTCGTCCAGGTGCGGGAGCTGGTCGCCGCCGGCTACCCGGAGATCGTGCTGACCGGAATCCACATCGGCGGTTACGGCGCCGACCTTGCTCCGCCCCTGACTCTGGTGGAACTGGTCCGCCGGCTCACCGCCGAAACCGGGGTACAGCGTCTGCGTCTCGGTTCCATCGAGCCGACGGAGCTCTCCGATACTCTCATCGAGACCGTCGCCTCCTCTCCGGAGCTTTGCCCCCACTTCCACATCCCCCTGCAGGCTGGCGACGACGGCGTGCTGAAACGCATGAACCGGCACTACAGCACGGACTACTTCGCCGGCCTGGTGCGGCGCATCCGGCAGCGCCTCCCCGAGGCCGCCATCGGTCTCGACGTCATCACCGGCTTTCCCGGCGAAAGCGAAGAGGAGTTCGCCAACACCTGCCGGCTGATCGAGGCGCTGCCGGTCACCCACCTGCACGTCTTCCCTTTCAGCCGCCGACCCGGCACCCCCGCCGCCACCATGTCCGGCCAGCTGCCGGGTGATGTCGTCAAGACCCGGGCCGCCGTGCTGCGCAGCCTCGGTGAGGCGAAGCTGCGAGTTTTCGCATCCGGCTTCGTCGGCCGGACGCTGGAAGTGGTGGTCGAAGCGGGCCGTTCCAAAGGCCTCTGCCGCGGGGTGAGCCGCAACTATCTTTCGGTCCGGTTTCCTGCCGAGGAGGATTTGACGGGTAGGGTGGTCGCGGTGCGGATCAGCGGGGCCGATGCCGCGGGGCTGAAAGGTGTGGTGGCGTGA